A stretch of Mus musculus strain C57BL/6J chromosome 19, GRCm38.p6 C57BL/6J DNA encodes these proteins:
- the Keg1 gene encoding glycine N-acyltransferase-like protein Keg1 has translation MFCLQSSQALQVLENSLRKHLPESLKVYGTVFHINQGNPFKLKTLVDKWPDFNTVVIRPQEEDMTDDLDHYNNTYLVYSKDPKHCQEFLGSSEVINWKQHLQIQSSQSDLGKVIESLGATNLGKVKHKQCFLYMVCQTAKKLAPSLMDAKNLVVSRNKLTPLDQQLFKFASLDVTHAALVNSLWHFGGNEKSQKFIERCIFTFPSFCIMGPEGTPVSWTLMDHTGELRMGGTLPKYRRQSLIYHVASQQIQTLEKLGFPMYAHVDKANFTVQRMVGLLGQILLPCTWNQWNCVPL, from the exons ATGTTCTGCTTACAGAGTTCCCAAGCACTGCAGGTTCTGGAGAATTCCCTAAGGAAGCACCTCCCTGAGTCCTTAAAG GTTTATGGGACTGTCTTCCACATCAATCAGGGAAACCCATTCAAGCTCAAGACTTTGGTGGACAAATGGCCTGATTTTAATACTGTTGTTATTCGACCCCAGGAAGAG GACATGACAGATGACCTTGACCACTACAACAACACTTATCTAGTGTATTCAAAGGATCCCAAGCACTGTCAGGAATTCCTTGGCTCATCAGAAGTTATTAACTGGAAACAACATTTGCAGATTCAAA GTTCACAGTCAGACCTGGGCAAAGTGATAGAAAGTCTTGGAGCCACTAACTTGGGCAAGGTCAAGCATAAGCAGTGCTTTCTCTATATGGTATGCCAAACAGCAAAGAAACTGGCTCCTTCCTTGATGGATGCAAAGAACTTAGTAGTCAGCCGTAACAAGCTCACGCCTCT TGACCAGCAGTTATTCAAATTTGCCTCACTGGATGTTACACATGCTGCACTGGTGAATAGCCTCTGGCATTTTGGTGGCAATGAGAAGAGCCAGAAGTTCATTGAACGCTGTATCTTTACCTTCCCCAGCTTCTGTATTATGGGGCCTGAGGGGACCCCTGTGTCCTGGACCCTGATGGACCACACTGGAGAACTGAGAATGGGAGGCACCTTGCCTAAGTACCGGCGCCAGAGTCTCATTTACCATGTTGCTTCCCAGCAGATTCAGACACTAGAAAAGCTTGGCTTtcccatgtatgcacatgtggatAAGGCTAACTTCACTGTTCAGAGAATGGTTGGCTTGCTGGGGCAAATCCTCTTGCCTTGTACCTGGAACCAGTGGAACTGTGTACCGCTATAA